The Pseudomonas parafulva genome window below encodes:
- a CDS encoding crotonase/enoyl-CoA hydratase family protein, translating to MSELITYHAEDGIATLTLNNGKVNAISPDLITAFNAALDRATEERAVVIVTGQPGILSGGYDLKVMTAGPKEAIGLVTAGSTLSRRLLSHPFPVIVACPGNAVAKGAFLLLSADYRIGVEGPFKICLNEVQIGMTMHHAGIELARDRLTRSSFQRSVNNAEVFDPHAAVVAGFLDKVVPAEQLQQAALAAAHELKKLNMLAHKNTKLKVRRALLAKLDEAIQADQHHMG from the coding sequence ATGAGCGAGCTGATTACCTACCATGCCGAAGACGGCATCGCCACCTTGACGCTGAACAATGGCAAGGTCAATGCGATCTCGCCGGACCTGATCACGGCCTTCAATGCGGCCCTGGACCGCGCTACCGAGGAGCGCGCGGTGGTGATCGTCACCGGCCAACCCGGCATTCTCTCGGGTGGATACGACCTGAAGGTCATGACGGCGGGTCCCAAGGAGGCCATCGGTCTGGTCACCGCTGGCTCCACCCTGTCCCGCCGCCTGCTCTCGCACCCCTTCCCGGTGATCGTCGCCTGCCCCGGCAACGCCGTGGCCAAAGGCGCGTTCCTGCTGCTCTCGGCCGACTACCGGATTGGCGTCGAAGGCCCGTTCAAGATTTGCCTGAACGAAGTGCAGATCGGCATGACCATGCACCACGCGGGCATCGAGCTGGCACGCGACCGCCTGACCCGCTCGAGCTTCCAGCGCTCGGTGAACAACGCCGAAGTGTTCGATCCGCACGCCGCCGTGGTCGCCGGCTTCCTCGACAAGGTGGTGCCGGCCGAACAGCTCCAGCAGGCAGCGCTCGCGGCAGCACACGAACTGAAGAAGCTCAATATGCTGGCCCACAAGAACACCAAGCTGAAGGTGCGCAGGGCGTTGCTGGCGAAATTGGACGAGGCGATCCAAGCCGACCAGCATCACATGGGCTGA
- a CDS encoding lysophospholipid acyltransferase family protein, whose protein sequence is MLYLLRMLVLGLHFLLVGTVGLLIGLCRPFNPDNSRLFARLYSVPAAWFMRLQVKAEVGPLWDQPPGCVIVANHQSNYDLFILGQVVPRRTVAIGKKTLGWIPLFGQLFWLGGNVLVDRKNAYQARKALQTTTRILRDGTSIWIFPEGTRNPSEQLLAFKKGAFHMALEAGVPIVPVCVSRYTQRLNLNSWRRRTVIVRSLPPIATRGLSQQDLPALMEQCRTQMQQCIDHMEQELPTR, encoded by the coding sequence ATGCTCTATCTGCTTCGCATGCTTGTGCTGGGCCTGCACTTCCTGCTGGTCGGCACCGTGGGTCTGCTCATCGGCCTGTGCCGCCCCTTCAACCCGGATAACAGCCGCCTCTTTGCCCGCCTCTACAGTGTGCCGGCCGCTTGGTTCATGCGTCTCCAGGTCAAGGCCGAAGTCGGGCCCTTGTGGGATCAGCCGCCCGGCTGCGTCATCGTCGCCAACCATCAATCCAACTACGACCTGTTCATCCTCGGGCAAGTGGTGCCGCGACGCACCGTGGCCATCGGCAAGAAGACCCTGGGTTGGATTCCCCTGTTCGGCCAGTTGTTCTGGCTCGGCGGCAACGTGCTGGTGGATCGAAAGAATGCCTACCAGGCGCGCAAGGCGCTGCAGACCACGACACGTATCCTGCGCGACGGCACCTCGATCTGGATTTTCCCCGAAGGCACGCGCAACCCGTCCGAACAGCTGCTGGCGTTCAAGAAAGGCGCCTTTCACATGGCCTTGGAAGCCGGCGTGCCCATCGTGCCCGTGTGCGTCAGCCGCTACACGCAGCGCCTGAACCTGAACAGTTGGCGACGACGGACGGTGATCGTCCGCTCGCTGCCGCCAATTGCCACGCGAGGGCTCAGCCAACAGGACTTGCCCGCCTTGATGGAACAGTGCCGCACGCAGATGCAGCAGTGCATCGATCACATGGAGCAGGAACTGCCCACGCGCTGA
- a CDS encoding magnesium and cobalt transport protein CorA: MGRVVAAAVYSAGRKVTNISLDEGSEWANKPGHFVWIGLEEPSAQELANLQRQFGLHELAIEDALEKHSRPKLETFGDALFIVTYSPVRHEGRLEFIETHIFAGKGYVITCRNGHSKSYALVRQRCEARPLLLEHGEDFVLYALLDFVTENYQPVSEAIHSEIEALEQSVLSGSLQEQDIRRLHSLRRDILRMRRYVAPMVEIGEELQRLSFPFIDKNMRPYFRDVQIHVTRQMEDLVGIRDIASQTIEIGMLLESSRQSIVQRKFAAWAAILAFPTAIAGIYGMNFQNMPELGWHYGYFLVLGVIAAGCTGLFASFKRSGWL, translated from the coding sequence ATGGGTCGAGTCGTTGCAGCGGCGGTGTACAGCGCCGGCAGAAAGGTCACCAACATCAGCCTCGACGAAGGCAGCGAATGGGCGAACAAACCCGGTCATTTCGTCTGGATTGGCCTGGAGGAACCCAGTGCCCAGGAACTGGCCAACCTGCAGCGCCAGTTCGGCCTGCATGAACTGGCCATCGAGGACGCGCTGGAAAAGCACAGCCGCCCGAAGCTGGAGACCTTCGGCGACGCGTTGTTCATCGTCACGTATTCGCCGGTGCGCCATGAAGGTCGCCTGGAATTCATCGAGACCCACATCTTCGCCGGCAAGGGTTATGTCATCACCTGCCGCAATGGTCACTCCAAATCCTATGCCTTGGTGCGCCAGCGCTGCGAAGCGCGACCCTTGCTGCTCGAACACGGCGAGGACTTCGTGCTGTACGCCCTGCTCGACTTCGTCACCGAGAACTACCAGCCGGTCAGCGAGGCGATCCACAGCGAGATCGAGGCACTGGAGCAGAGCGTGCTCAGTGGCTCGCTGCAGGAACAGGACATCCGCCGCCTGCACAGCCTGCGTCGTGACATCCTGCGCATGCGACGTTACGTGGCGCCGATGGTGGAAATTGGCGAAGAGCTGCAGCGCCTGAGCTTTCCCTTCATCGACAAGAACATGCGCCCGTACTTCCGGGACGTGCAGATTCACGTCACCCGACAGATGGAAGACCTGGTCGGCATCCGCGACATCGCCAGCCAGACCATCGAGATCGGCATGCTGCTGGAGTCCTCACGACAGAGCATCGTGCAGCGCAAGTTCGCTGCCTGGGCGGCGATTCTCGCCTTCCCTACGGCCATTGCCGGTATCTATGGGATGAACTTCCAGAACATGCCGGAGTTGGGTTGGCACTACGGTTATTTCCTGGTGCTGGGCGTGATCGCGGCCGGCTGCACCGGGCTGTTCGCCAGCTTCAAGCGCTCAGGCTGGTTGTGA
- a CDS encoding amidotransferase, producing MSLRICILETDVLRPELTAQYQGYGRMFEQLFSRQPIAAQFCVYNVMNGEYPPEGETFDAYLVTGSKADSFGSDAWIQTLKAYLLKLYERGEKLLGVCFGHQLLALVLGGKAERADRGWGLGIHRYRLAAHAPWMDPQVSELTLLISHQDQVTQLPEGATLIASSDFCPNAAYHVGDQVLCFQGHPEFVHDYSRALLDARQDRLGDEVYNQAVASLSTDHQGDLVGEWMLRFIQHPRKQSAA from the coding sequence ATGTCGTTACGCATCTGCATCCTTGAAACCGATGTCCTGCGACCGGAGTTGACGGCGCAGTACCAGGGCTATGGAAGGATGTTCGAGCAGCTGTTCTCGCGTCAGCCGATCGCAGCGCAATTCTGCGTCTACAACGTGATGAACGGTGAATACCCTCCGGAAGGCGAAACCTTCGACGCCTATCTTGTGACCGGCAGCAAGGCCGACTCGTTCGGTTCCGATGCCTGGATTCAAACGCTCAAGGCCTACCTGCTGAAACTCTACGAGCGCGGCGAAAAGTTACTGGGCGTCTGTTTCGGCCATCAGTTGCTGGCGCTGGTGCTCGGAGGGAAGGCCGAGCGTGCCGATCGCGGCTGGGGGCTGGGTATCCACCGCTACCGTCTGGCCGCCCATGCGCCGTGGATGGATCCGCAGGTCAGTGAACTCACCCTGTTGATCAGCCACCAGGACCAGGTGACGCAACTACCCGAAGGCGCAACGCTGATCGCCTCCAGCGATTTCTGCCCCAATGCCGCTTACCACGTGGGTGACCAGGTCCTGTGCTTCCAGGGCCATCCGGAATTCGTCCACGACTACTCGCGTGCATTGCTCGATGCGCGTCAGGATCGCTTGGGCGATGAAGTCTACAACCAGGCCGTAGCGAGCCTGAGCACCGACCATCAAGGTGATCTGGTGGGCGAGTGGATGCTGCGCTTCATCCAGCATCCCCGCAAGCAAAGCGCGGCCTGA
- a CDS encoding cytochrome c, which yields MRHCLGLFLLLISAPLAAAQLTLDLGQVQRQWQTEQLLKHPQAQAIDIPKDVAYKRAMHYRAVPLASLLEGVDKDDHLQAVALDGFAAEMPAGPLLQPGPARAWVAVEDPHQPWPGLKPGKPSAGPFYLVWTDPAASTIRPEQWPYQIASIRRLAPVSERFPALLPAAELSAEDPVRQGFALFQQNCLVCHRLNGAGDAQFGPDLNVPHNPTEYFQPGYLRQYLRDPQSLRHWPQARMPGFPETVLSDQELDALIGYLAHMAGRRR from the coding sequence GTGCGCCACTGTCTAGGCTTGTTCCTTTTGCTGATCAGCGCGCCGTTGGCGGCCGCGCAACTGACACTGGACCTGGGGCAGGTTCAGCGTCAATGGCAGACCGAGCAATTGTTGAAGCACCCCCAGGCTCAAGCGATCGACATTCCAAAGGATGTGGCCTACAAGCGAGCGATGCACTACCGTGCCGTACCCTTGGCAAGCCTGCTCGAGGGCGTCGACAAAGACGATCATCTGCAGGCCGTAGCGCTGGATGGATTCGCCGCGGAAATGCCGGCTGGCCCTTTACTGCAACCCGGACCGGCGCGGGCCTGGGTGGCAGTGGAAGACCCGCATCAACCATGGCCCGGCCTGAAACCAGGCAAGCCAAGTGCAGGGCCCTTCTATCTGGTGTGGACTGATCCAGCTGCCAGCACCATTCGCCCTGAACAATGGCCCTATCAGATAGCCAGCATCCGTCGACTGGCGCCCGTCTCCGAGCGTTTCCCTGCCCTGCTGCCTGCGGCTGAACTGTCGGCCGAAGACCCTGTGCGGCAGGGTTTTGCGCTGTTTCAGCAAAACTGCCTGGTCTGCCACCGCCTCAACGGCGCAGGCGACGCGCAGTTCGGACCGGACCTCAATGTGCCGCACAACCCCACTGAATATTTCCAGCCCGGCTATCTGCGCCAGTACTTGCGTGACCCACAGAGCCTCAGGCACTGGCCGCAGGCGCGCATGCCTGGATTCCCGGAGACGGTATTGAGTGATCAGGAACTGGACGCGCTGATCGGCTATCTGGCGCATATGGCCGGACGTCGACGCTGA
- a CDS encoding ribonuclease E inhibitor RraB: MSSQNDDISSSVLRQMKAGGFDFTQIHPIEFYATFPDEDGARQAAGQFRGESINAQVHERDDGAWHLELSKVMFATHRGIGAFEQAFEAVISPLGGEVEGWGVRQERCVA; encoded by the coding sequence ATGAGCAGCCAGAACGATGACATCAGCAGCAGCGTACTCCGCCAGATGAAGGCGGGCGGGTTCGACTTCACCCAGATCCATCCCATCGAGTTCTATGCCACCTTCCCGGACGAGGACGGTGCGCGTCAGGCTGCCGGACAGTTTCGCGGGGAGTCGATCAATGCCCAGGTGCATGAGCGTGACGATGGAGCCTGGCACCTGGAACTGAGCAAAGTAATGTTCGCCACTCATCGTGGTATCGGGGCGTTCGAGCAAGCCTTCGAGGCGGTGATTTCGCCCTTGGGCGGCGAAGTCGAGGGCTGGGGCGTTCGGCAGGAACGCTGTGTAGCGTGA
- a CDS encoding LTA synthase family protein, with the protein MANSDALKPRATSAPFAPTVKSHLAYTLLSGLLIMLMLSLVRLALLIYNSDLIGDTPAATVAEGFVNGLRFDLRVVVYLSIPLLLATLSPWAMARRGLFRFWLTVSSSVVMFLGLMELDFYREFHQRLNGLVFQYIQEDPKTVMSMLWYGFPVVRYLLAWLFGTWLLSLLFKGIDRLTRGSGSTAQVAGARRVAPWYGRLAVFMVLLLVAVVAARGTLRQGPPMRWGDAFTTDSNFVNQLGLNGTLTLIDAAKSRYGEDRANIWKPVLDTQVAQQTVRNMLLTPNDTLVDADQAAVRRDFRPPAENTLPIKNVVVILMESFAGHSVGALGSPNNITPYFDKLAKEGLLFDRFFSNGTHTHQGMFATMACFPNLPGFEYLMQTPEGGHKLSGLPALLSARDYDDVYVYNGDFAWDNQSGFFGNQGMTTFIGRNDFVNPVFSDPTWGVSDQDMFDRANQELSHNYGKKPFYALLQTLSNHTPYALPADLPVEKVTGQGRLDEHLTAMRYSDWALGQFFEKARKEPYFKDTLFVIVGDHGFGNNQQITEFDLGRFNVPLLLIAPGIQEKFGAVSHTVGTQVDIVPTIMGRLGGETRHQCWGRDLLNLPAGDQGVGMIKPSGSEQVVGLVQGDRLLIESKDMSPRMYRYQLGREFKAELIESPDQPEMLQKLEAFIQTATKSLLDNTAGVVHGKPQ; encoded by the coding sequence ATGGCCAATTCGGATGCCTTGAAGCCACGGGCCACGTCGGCACCGTTCGCACCGACCGTCAAATCGCACCTTGCCTACACCTTGCTCAGCGGTCTGCTGATCATGCTGATGCTCAGCCTGGTGCGCCTGGCGCTGCTGATCTACAACAGCGACCTGATCGGCGATACCCCGGCGGCTACGGTCGCCGAAGGCTTCGTCAACGGCCTGCGCTTCGACCTGCGGGTCGTGGTGTACCTGAGCATTCCGCTGCTGCTGGCGACCCTCAGCCCATGGGCCATGGCACGCCGCGGGCTGTTCCGTTTCTGGCTGACGGTCAGTTCCAGTGTGGTGATGTTCCTCGGCCTGATGGAGCTGGACTTCTACCGTGAGTTCCACCAGCGCCTGAACGGTCTGGTCTTCCAGTACATCCAGGAAGACCCCAAGACCGTCATGAGCATGCTCTGGTACGGCTTCCCGGTGGTGCGCTACCTGTTGGCCTGGCTGTTCGGCACCTGGCTGCTGAGCTTGCTGTTCAAAGGTATCGACCGCCTCACCCGGGGCAGCGGCAGCACGGCGCAGGTGGCCGGAGCGCGTCGCGTGGCACCCTGGTACGGGCGTCTGGCCGTGTTCATGGTACTGCTGCTGGTGGCGGTGGTCGCGGCACGCGGCACGCTGCGTCAAGGCCCGCCGATGCGCTGGGGCGATGCGTTCACCACCGACTCGAACTTCGTCAACCAGTTAGGCCTCAATGGCACCCTGACATTGATCGATGCGGCGAAGAGCCGTTACGGGGAGGACCGCGCCAATATCTGGAAGCCGGTCCTGGACACCCAGGTGGCCCAGCAGACCGTGCGCAACATGCTGCTGACGCCCAACGACACGCTGGTCGATGCCGACCAGGCGGCCGTGCGCCGCGACTTCCGGCCGCCGGCCGAGAACACCTTGCCGATCAAGAACGTGGTCGTGATCCTGATGGAGAGCTTCGCCGGCCACTCCGTCGGCGCGCTGGGCAGTCCGAACAACATCACACCGTATTTCGACAAGCTGGCCAAGGAGGGGTTGTTGTTCGACCGCTTCTTCTCCAATGGCACTCACACCCATCAAGGCATGTTCGCCACGATGGCGTGCTTCCCCAACCTGCCGGGCTTCGAGTACCTGATGCAGACGCCCGAAGGCGGGCACAAGCTGTCCGGTCTGCCGGCGCTGCTCAGTGCCCGCGACTATGACGATGTCTACGTCTACAACGGCGATTTCGCCTGGGACAACCAGTCCGGTTTCTTCGGCAACCAGGGCATGACCACCTTCATCGGCCGCAACGACTTCGTCAACCCGGTGTTCTCCGACCCGACGTGGGGTGTGTCCGACCAGGACATGTTCGATCGCGCCAATCAGGAGCTGTCGCACAATTACGGCAAGAAGCCGTTCTACGCCCTGCTACAGACGCTTTCCAACCACACTCCGTATGCCTTGCCGGCAGACCTGCCGGTGGAAAAGGTCACTGGCCAGGGACGTCTGGACGAGCACCTGACTGCCATGCGCTACTCCGACTGGGCACTTGGCCAGTTCTTCGAGAAGGCGCGCAAGGAGCCGTACTTCAAGGACACTCTGTTCGTGATCGTCGGCGACCACGGTTTCGGCAACAACCAGCAGATCACCGAGTTCGACCTGGGTCGTTTCAACGTGCCGTTGCTGTTGATCGCGCCGGGTATCCAGGAGAAGTTCGGTGCGGTCAGCCACACGGTCGGCACCCAGGTCGACATCGTGCCGACGATCATGGGTCGCCTGGGTGGCGAAACCCGCCACCAGTGCTGGGGGCGTGATTTGCTGAACTTGCCTGCTGGCGACCAGGGTGTAGGCATGATCAAGCCTTCGGGCAGCGAGCAGGTGGTCGGTCTGGTGCAGGGCGATCGCTTGCTCATCGAGTCCAAGGACATGTCCCCGCGCATGTATCGCTACCAACTGGGTCGCGAATTCAAGGCCGAGCTGATCGAAAGCCCGGACCAGCCGGAGATGCTCCAGAAGCTCGAAGCCTTCATCCAGACGGCCACCAAGAGCCTGCTGGACAACACGGCTGGCGTGGTTCACGGCAAGCCGCAGTAA
- a CDS encoding PLDc N-terminal domain-containing protein — translation MGSTFNGLVGLIILALDIWAIVNVLKSSSEVGIKILWILLIVLLPVLGLIIWAIAGPRGNVRL, via the coding sequence ATGGGTTCAACCTTCAATGGCCTCGTTGGCCTCATCATTCTGGCCCTGGATATCTGGGCGATCGTCAACGTGCTGAAAAGCTCGAGCGAGGTCGGGATCAAGATCCTGTGGATTCTGCTGATTGTGTTGTTGCCGGTCTTGGGACTGATCATCTGGGCGATTGCCGGACCGCGCGGTAACGTGCGGCTGTGA
- a CDS encoding ZIP family metal transporter has translation MPPVHTHGSSPSSFLDAWRQQALNTPWLSAGLGLSLLAIILLLLASLWNAVNGDHSQNLHLAALGGLSGFAATALGAILAVVLRDVSARSQDVMLGFAAGMMLAASSFSLILPGLDAARAITGNGPAAAAVVVLGMGLGVLLMLGLDRFTPHEHESTGPCGPDAERVSRVWLFVLAITLHNLPEGMAIGVSFTNGDMSIGLPLTSAIAIQDIPEGLAVAMALRATGLSNFKAALVAIGSGLMEPLGAVIGLGISTGFALAYPISMGLAAGAMIFVVSHEVIPETHRNGHQTSATLGLMGGFAVMMFLDTALG, from the coding sequence ATGCCCCCAGTTCACACCCACGGCTCCTCACCCTCCTCGTTTCTGGATGCCTGGCGCCAGCAGGCGCTGAACACGCCCTGGCTGAGCGCCGGCCTGGGGCTGAGCCTGTTGGCGATCATCCTGCTGCTGCTGGCCAGCTTGTGGAATGCGGTCAATGGCGATCACTCGCAGAACCTGCACCTGGCGGCACTGGGCGGTCTATCGGGCTTTGCCGCGACGGCGCTGGGCGCGATCCTGGCCGTGGTGCTGCGCGACGTCAGCGCCCGCAGCCAGGACGTGATGCTGGGCTTTGCCGCCGGCATGATGCTCGCCGCCAGTTCGTTTTCCCTGATTCTGCCCGGGCTGGATGCGGCTCGGGCGATCACCGGCAACGGCCCGGCCGCTGCCGCTGTGGTGGTGCTGGGCATGGGCCTGGGGGTCCTGCTGATGCTCGGCCTGGACCGTTTCACCCCCCATGAGCACGAAAGCACTGGCCCTTGCGGCCCGGACGCCGAGCGGGTGAGCCGGGTATGGCTGTTCGTACTGGCGATCACGCTGCACAACTTGCCCGAAGGCATGGCCATCGGTGTGAGCTTCACCAATGGCGACATGAGCATCGGCTTGCCACTGACCAGCGCCATCGCCATTCAGGACATCCCGGAGGGTCTGGCGGTGGCCATGGCACTGCGCGCCACGGGGCTGTCGAATTTCAAGGCTGCGCTTGTGGCCATCGGCTCGGGACTCATGGAGCCGCTGGGCGCGGTGATTGGCCTGGGCATCTCCACCGGCTTTGCCCTCGCCTACCCCATCAGCATGGGCCTGGCGGCTGGCGCGATGATCTTCGTGGTGTCCCATGAAGTCATCCCCGAAACCCATCGCAACGGTCACCAGACCTCCGCAACCCTGGGTCTGATGGGCGGTTTCGCAGTGATGATGTTTCTCGACACGGCCCTGGGCTGA
- a CDS encoding ankyrin repeat domain-containing protein, producing the protein MSDSQPVTMTEDETAAFAAEVFERARQGDAVMIERLLEGGLPANLRNHKGDTLLMLASYHGHHATVQVLLNHGADPLIANDNGQLPIAGAAFKGDLPMIRLLVEHGVPVDAAAQDGRTALMLAAMFNRSEILDYLLAQGADPAHRDARGATALVAAQTMGASDAAARLQALAG; encoded by the coding sequence ATGTCCGATTCACAGCCCGTCACCATGACTGAAGATGAAACCGCTGCGTTCGCTGCAGAGGTATTCGAGCGCGCCCGTCAAGGCGATGCGGTGATGATCGAGCGGCTGCTCGAGGGTGGATTGCCTGCCAACTTGCGCAATCACAAGGGTGACACCTTGCTGATGCTGGCCAGCTATCACGGCCACCACGCCACGGTGCAGGTGCTCTTGAACCACGGTGCAGATCCCCTGATCGCCAATGACAATGGTCAGTTGCCTATCGCCGGGGCGGCCTTCAAAGGCGACCTGCCGATGATTCGCCTGTTGGTCGAGCATGGCGTACCAGTCGATGCCGCCGCCCAGGATGGCCGCACTGCGCTGATGCTGGCGGCCATGTTCAATCGCAGCGAGATTCTCGACTACCTGCTCGCCCAGGGTGCCGATCCGGCTCATCGGGACGCGCGGGGCGCCACGGCCTTGGTGGCTGCGCAAACCATGGGCGCCAGCGACGCTGCCGCTCGGCTCCAGGCCCTGGCCGGCTGA
- a CDS encoding DUF3509 domain-containing protein produces the protein MDLIQEKFVSVFSAYQVDTKSRPDGGILLTLRAADGTVTRRVLSYAQLHSAEQLSWAISAIRRDLAEQASELPVISMLQSQQRFALPTYR, from the coding sequence ATGGACCTTATCCAGGAAAAATTCGTCTCGGTCTTTTCCGCTTACCAGGTCGACACCAAGTCCCGCCCGGACGGTGGCATCCTGCTGACGCTGCGCGCTGCTGACGGTACCGTGACCCGCCGCGTGCTCTCTTACGCACAACTGCACAGCGCCGAGCAACTGTCCTGGGCCATCAGCGCCATCCGCCGCGATCTGGCCGAGCAGGCGAGCGAATTGCCCGTCATTTCCATGCTGCAAAGCCAACAACGCTTCGCCCTGCCAACCTACCGTTGA
- a CDS encoding oxidase — protein MSILSVFQCSSPQLPYKVLTHHDDIVATLAEHGVRFAHQSLPWSIRPGNAQQQVRDEAGEWIDGLMAEHGATSWTLLDCEEELPDAGGWREEHVHNALEVFAVMAGRAQVSLRVGDEVFAVLCERGDILHVPAEIRRWIDLGDRPFCLALRLIGTGQPAKFTGDNVCRELPGMAEL, from the coding sequence ATGAGCATTCTCAGCGTTTTCCAGTGCAGCAGCCCACAGCTGCCGTACAAGGTGCTGACCCACCACGACGACATCGTTGCAACGTTGGCCGAACATGGCGTGCGGTTCGCCCACCAGAGTCTCCCGTGGTCTATCCGGCCAGGTAATGCCCAGCAACAGGTTCGCGACGAGGCGGGTGAGTGGATCGATGGGCTAATGGCTGAGCATGGCGCCACATCATGGACGTTGCTCGATTGTGAGGAAGAATTGCCGGACGCTGGCGGCTGGCGCGAGGAGCACGTTCACAACGCGCTTGAGGTGTTTGCCGTGATGGCGGGGCGTGCTCAGGTCAGCCTGCGGGTAGGCGATGAGGTGTTCGCAGTATTGTGCGAGAGGGGCGATATTCTGCACGTGCCAGCCGAAATACGGCGCTGGATCGACCTGGGGGACAGGCCGTTCTGCCTGGCGCTGCGCCTCATCGGGACCGGTCAGCCCGCGAAATTCACAGGGGATAACGTGTGCCGCGAACTTCCGGGGATGGCTGAGCTCTAA
- a CDS encoding MFS transporter produces the protein MSSIPYWRLSSFYLSYFALLGATAPFLALYFDHLGFAPARIGELVAIPMLMRCVAPNLWGWLGDRSGRRLLIVRLGALCTLGAFSLIFFAKSYAWLALVMALHAFFWHAVLPQFEVITLAHLHGQTSRYSQVRLWGSIGFILAVVGLGRLFEWLSLDIYPLAVVGIMAGILVASLWVPNAQPAEHAVRPAGEGFLAQLRAPGVLAFYGCVALMQFSHGPYYTFLTLHLEHLGYSRGAIGLLWALGVVAEVLMFLSMSRVFARSSIRAVLLVSFLLATLRWLLLGSLAEVPAVLIFAQLLHAATFGCFHAAAIAFVQSSFGARQQGQGQALYAALSGTGGALGALFSGYAWSGLGPSFTFGMASLAALAAAVIIARHCPPSRSSP, from the coding sequence ATGTCTTCCATTCCCTACTGGCGCCTGTCCAGCTTTTACCTCAGCTACTTCGCCCTGTTGGGCGCCACTGCACCGTTCCTGGCCCTGTACTTCGATCATCTGGGGTTTGCTCCGGCACGCATCGGCGAGCTAGTGGCCATTCCCATGCTCATGCGCTGCGTGGCCCCGAACTTGTGGGGGTGGCTGGGTGATCGCAGCGGTCGCCGGCTGTTGATCGTGCGCCTGGGCGCACTGTGCACGCTGGGTGCGTTTTCGCTGATCTTCTTCGCCAAGAGCTACGCCTGGCTGGCGCTGGTCATGGCCTTGCATGCGTTTTTCTGGCATGCCGTGTTGCCGCAGTTCGAGGTGATCACCCTGGCTCACCTGCATGGCCAGACCTCGCGCTACAGCCAGGTCAGGCTGTGGGGTTCGATCGGCTTCATTCTCGCTGTCGTGGGCCTGGGACGATTGTTCGAGTGGTTGAGCCTGGATATCTACCCGCTGGCGGTGGTGGGCATCATGGCCGGCATCCTCGTCGCCAGCCTTTGGGTACCCAATGCGCAGCCGGCGGAGCATGCAGTGAGACCTGCTGGCGAAGGCTTTCTGGCACAGCTGCGGGCTCCGGGCGTGTTGGCGTTCTATGGGTGCGTGGCACTGATGCAATTCAGTCATGGGCCTTACTACACGTTCCTCACCCTGCATCTGGAGCACTTGGGCTACAGCCGTGGCGCCATCGGCCTGCTGTGGGCGCTGGGGGTGGTGGCCGAGGTGCTGATGTTCCTGTCGATGAGCCGGGTGTTCGCGCGCTCGAGCATACGCGCTGTGCTGCTGGTGAGCTTCCTGCTTGCCACACTGCGCTGGCTGCTATTGGGCAGCCTGGCCGAAGTGCCGGCCGTGCTGATTTTCGCGCAATTGCTGCACGCGGCGACCTTTGGTTGCTTTCATGCCGCGGCCATCGCCTTCGTCCAGTCCAGCTTCGGGGCGCGGCAACAGGGGCAAGGGCAGGCGTTGTACGCTGCGCTTTCCGGAACCGGCGGCGCGTTGGGTGCACTGTTCTCCGGTTATGCCTGGAGCGGCCTGGGCCCGTCATTCACCTTTGGTATGGCCAGCCTCGCGGCGCTGGCCGCAGCCGTTATCATTGCCCGCCATTGTCCACCGAGCAGGAGCAGCCCCTGA